AATACCCCTAAGGCTAAGTCATAGGAAGATTATATGGCATATGAATTCAGAACTATAGACTCACTCAAAAAAGTAAATCAATAACAAAGATTCTCACTCCTTGATAATAGATTGGTACAGCTATAGCCGAATATTATATTGCTACAGCTCACCACAGGTCATGTTACTTATCGCATAAAGAATGGACTATTAAACACAGTCAAGCAATGAAGCAACTTAACACAGATTAACACAACAGCAAATTATACATGTTTGGTAAAATAAATGGCATATTTCTAGGCACATATGAACTTTTATGTCAAGTTTAAATCCCTAAACTGTTAATAAGTAGTTGATCAGGGAATTGAGAAGCCGGAGTTTAAGCTGCTATATAATACAGTGCTGTACAATAAGACTAGAGATCACAGTAAATAATGTTCTGTACCTGTGGACTGGGAGTTTGGCTTCTCATTGCTCCATTTGATGGACTTTGAGGTCGGCTTCTCAGAAATCTGTTTGCTGGAGTTTGAGCTCGCCTTCTGAATGCCCCATTTGATGGACTTTGAGGCCGGCTTCTCAGTGATCCATTTGCTGGACTTCCAGGATTAAACCCTGGAAATCCAGTAGCATAACTTCTCCTACTATCGGAACCTTCATCTTGTTCTAAGGATGCATGAGACCTGAAGCTTTCACGCGCAACTTCTGAGAAAAGCCCGTCCTTTAGAGATACATTAACGTATCCGTTTTTCGGATTCCAGAGCTTCCTATTGAGACTTTTCCTAGTATGATCCCCATTGCACGAAGCTTGACTCATAGAGATTGGTGAGTCCATGAAAGACTCAGAAAATGAATCAAGGGTTTGTGATTCAGGTGACACAGATAAAGGTGACTGACTTCCAGGACTTGATAACTGTCTCCTAAGGCTATTACTACTCTTACTGAAGTTGGAACCAGTCATTGAAACCTCGTCACAACTTATCTTTGACCCTTTCTCTACTAGTAATCTTTTAGCAGTCTGTAATGCTTCAAATGCAGCTCCCTTGACAAATGGCATCTGATCAGATTGGCAGTTCTCCATCTCCTCAATTATGGAGTCTAGCTCCGAAATAATACTCCTGATATCCAACCACTTCATCAAAGAATGCACCATCTGAATAGATGTTAGACGTTTCTGTGAATTATTCTCAGCCAGGCCACAATTCAGGATATTCAACCCAGCCCTTATCAACAACCGAGCATAAGCCTCAACGACAAGACAATTGCGCTTGGCTAACGACATGACCAACCCCATATGAGAATTTGTCTGAGTTGACTTATCTTCCAAAGCACCAGCAAGCTTTAAGCAAACTTCATTCACCATTTCATCTGAAGCAAACCTCCAATTATCACAATCTACAAGGGCTTTCAAACAAAGGGCAGCACCACAAGACAGACTCTCTTGGGAACCTAATAAAGCATCAGTAAGAGGCTTGCAAAGCAAATGGATTAACCGCCTTTTCTTGTCTTCAGGTGTAGTGGGCTCAATCCCATACCTAGCAATAGCAGGAACCACCTTAGAGCATGCCTGCTGAAGAGGAAATGATCCTCCACTAGTAGTCAAAGTCTTAATAATAGAAGACATTATATTATCAAGTTGAGGCACAATGTTAGGCCCGTGTACTCTAGCAAGAACTTCATAGATGGAAATGGTGTATTCCCCCGGAGACGAACCAGCATCTTTCGTCTCTGAAACCTGAGCAAGAAACAGCGGAATTGCTTTCGAATCCATGTCTTTCACAAACAATTTCAGTGCTTTCATTGCAGATCTCCTACTGTCTGCATCTTTTTCCAATTTCGCTAATTCTTGACGCAATGCAGGACTCAAATTCCTACCCATTGGTAACCTGTCCCGATGTTATACATTCAATGAATAGAAAACAAGTCAGAAAAACCACACCACCAAAAACTTCAATGCATTACAACATTTCAAATCCCCATTTCACATTTTCATAACAAAGGAAAAAACCAAATCAATTTTACTTTTAGAGAACCAAAAATTGAAGAAATAGAAACGCAAAGGATTAAACTTTATAATAAGAAACACAAATTAGCCACTTCAGTAttacttaattaaagaaaaaccCATATCGATTACACtataaaaaccaaaaaaattgaaagcagAAAAAGAGATGAGTGAACTTTAACAAGAACTCGTATTCTCCTACTTGTGAATACACTATTTGCTAAAATATTAACAACCCAACAAACTTTAACACTTTTTCTGAAGAACCCAAATAAAATTCACCTTAAAATCCCCAAAACTTGAcccaaatcaaataaataaaacaagtaAAATAGACTTTTACAAGCTAAAAAGAGCAAAAGGAGAATGAAATACCTGGGTCAATGCAGATTCTTAGTGTTGAAAAATAGAGGGGTCCTCCTTAATTATTCACTTAAAAATTCAAATGGTGAAGTTctttaatttgaaaaaaaagAGGGGGGAGATTAAGAAAGATATTCCctttagagagagaaatgaatgAAACAAAATAAGGAAAGAAATCAAGAAATGTGGAGAAAGCAGCTGTAATGCATAAACATTGGGGTTTTAATACGAAGTATCTTTTAGGGTTTTTGTAATTATTACAGCATTTAAGTATTGTTGTACTGTATGATCcaatttttaaagaattttttgattttattaatgattttagatttggtttgtttgaatTTTGGGATGAAATGCGCGCATTGTGTGTTTGTGACGTTTGGTTaaagaagaaaaagacagaGGGTTTGAATCTGTTGGGGAAACGGGAATACCCTTCAATTTAAATCTTTTTTTAAAATTCCGCCGCtgtccttttctctctcttcggcTCCTATGTGTCCACATCTTCCTTCAAATATTCAACTACTAGTCCTATATGCACGCGGTCCGTGTGAATTCTATATAATGGAGTAATAAAAATGTCAGTGGCTATTGCGAGGCTTGTAAAACCTCAATCAAGCTTTCTCATTCACTCCCTCCAAAAACCATTATCCGTCatttacaaaattcaaaatatgatAAAAACAAAGTTAACCGTAGGAAACAACTCACTTCCACTCCCTTATTTAAccaacaataaaaaataattaaatacccTATTTCCCCTCTACCCGCCTCCACCAATCCATCACTCCTTCTGATTAGTTCCCTGGGCCCTTC
This genomic stretch from Spinacia oleracea cultivar Varoflay chromosome 3, BTI_SOV_V1, whole genome shotgun sequence harbors:
- the LOC110802215 gene encoding protein SINE1, whose protein sequence is MGRNLSPALRQELAKLEKDADSRRSAMKALKLFVKDMDSKAIPLFLAQVSETKDAGSSPGEYTISIYEVLARVHGPNIVPQLDNIMSSIIKTLTTSGGSFPLQQACSKVVPAIARYGIEPTTPEDKKRRLIHLLCKPLTDALLGSQESLSCGAALCLKALVDCDNWRFASDEMVNEVCLKLAGALEDKSTQTNSHMGLVMSLAKRNCLVVEAYARLLIRAGLNILNCGLAENNSQKRLTSIQMVHSLMKWLDIRSIISELDSIIEEMENCQSDQMPFVKGAAFEALQTAKRLLVEKGSKISCDEVSMTGSNFSKSSNSLRRQLSSPGSQSPLSVSPESQTLDSFSESFMDSPISMSQASCNGDHTRKSLNRKLWNPKNGYVNVSLKDGLFSEVARESFRSHASLEQDEGSDSRRSYATGFPGFNPGSPANGSLRSRPQSPSNGAFRRRAQTPANRFLRSRPQSPSNGAMRSQTPSPQKTRSQINLDSVKIFTTPRKLVRSLQDDDENSVYFDNQSRRQYSAKYEWSPVIKYNQDGCLNKHMPQDGTGYVTDGCENPQCDSNSESVSSTEDVLGIANGDVSLKMFHKDQSTTEKIVKISGRKISTLLSFILLVLSVGFASVLFLGEQDEILNMVPT